One genomic window of Deltaproteobacteria bacterium includes the following:
- a CDS encoding branched-chain amino acid ABC transporter permease, with protein sequence MLAQQLVNALSLGGVYALFALGFTLIFGVLDVINLAHGAIFMLGAYAALQAVLLLKLPLPAAIVVAILVAALAGLLLDRFIFAPLRARNAPHLAPMIATIGLAISINSAVQGIFGAENLRFPVDALPAEAFQMGTIRVTLIELQIIFLSILLMVALLWGLKRTRVGVALRAIAESPKAAALLGIDVEKLFGVTAVIASILGGVAGVLIALYSNALFPTMGQPMLHKGIAVVILGGMGDIRGAMLGGLFLGFAEVFAVAYIGSTMRDAVAFGLLFAILLLRPQGLFGQAAQRRA encoded by the coding sequence ATGTTGGCGCAGCAACTCGTCAACGCGCTCTCCCTCGGCGGCGTCTACGCGCTTTTCGCTCTCGGTTTCACGCTCATATTTGGCGTTCTCGACGTGATCAATCTCGCCCACGGGGCGATTTTCATGTTGGGCGCCTACGCGGCATTGCAGGCCGTGCTGCTGCTCAAGTTGCCGCTGCCGGCGGCCATCGTTGTTGCCATCTTAGTCGCCGCGCTGGCCGGCCTGCTGCTCGATCGCTTTATCTTTGCGCCGCTGCGGGCGCGCAACGCGCCCCATCTGGCGCCGATGATCGCCACCATTGGTTTGGCGATCTCGATCAATAGTGCCGTGCAAGGCATTTTCGGCGCGGAGAATCTGCGCTTTCCAGTCGATGCCTTGCCGGCCGAAGCGTTTCAGATGGGCACTATCCGCGTCACGCTGATTGAGCTGCAGATTATCTTTTTGTCGATTCTCCTGATGGTGGCCCTGCTCTGGGGCCTCAAGCGCACGCGCGTCGGCGTGGCGCTGCGCGCCATCGCCGAGTCACCCAAGGCCGCGGCGCTCTTGGGCATCGACGTCGAGAAGCTGTTCGGCGTCACCGCTGTCATCGCGTCGATTCTAGGTGGCGTTGCCGGTGTGCTGATTGCGCTCTATTCCAACGCGCTGTTTCCGACCATGGGCCAGCCGATGTTGCATAAAGGCATAGCGGTGGTGATCCTCGGCGGCATGGGCGACATCCGCGGTGCCATGCTCGGCGGCTTGTTTCTCGGCTTCGCGGAAGTCTTTGCGGTGGCGTACATCGGCTCGACCATGCGCGATGCGGTGGCGTTCGGACTGCTATTCGCCATCTTACTCTTGCGTCCGCAGGGACTCTTCGGGCAAGCCGCGCAGCGGCGAGCGTAG
- a CDS encoding branched-chain amino acid ABC transporter permease: MEWLDSFWSIYSTLVLSMGTNILLALSIYFTLSCGLLTVANAAFMGIGAYAAALLTLNAGAPFSLALLAGTLLPAAVALLLGPPTLRLSGVYLAMATLAFGEVVRITILNAEGLTGGALGLNGIEQLTHVGHVAGAVLVALFLSLRAAKSRLGRAFAAICQDETATELMGVHVRAYQLCAFTCGAALAGLAGALNAHFTFFISPNEYGFERGVEILAMGVLGGTGSPWGAVIGAVVITLLPELLRGLGYFRPLINGLILVIIILYSPKGLWDLLRGARRTAVATR, encoded by the coding sequence ATGGAATGGCTCGATAGTTTCTGGTCGATATACAGCACGCTGGTGCTTTCCATGGGCACCAATATTCTGCTGGCGCTGTCGATCTATTTCACGCTGTCGTGCGGCTTGTTGACCGTGGCCAACGCCGCCTTTATGGGCATTGGCGCCTATGCGGCGGCCCTGCTGACGCTGAACGCTGGCGCGCCTTTTTCTCTCGCTTTGCTCGCCGGCACGCTCTTGCCGGCCGCCGTAGCGTTACTGCTTGGGCCGCCGACGCTGCGGCTTTCCGGGGTTTACCTGGCGATGGCGACACTCGCCTTTGGTGAAGTCGTGCGCATTACCATCCTCAATGCGGAAGGTCTTACCGGCGGCGCGCTGGGGCTCAACGGCATCGAGCAGCTCACTCACGTTGGCCATGTGGCCGGCGCGGTGTTGGTCGCGCTGTTTCTTTCTCTACGCGCGGCCAAGTCGCGGCTCGGACGTGCCTTCGCGGCGATTTGCCAGGACGAAACGGCAACCGAGCTGATGGGCGTCCACGTGCGCGCCTATCAACTGTGCGCTTTCACCTGCGGGGCGGCGCTCGCCGGTTTGGCCGGCGCGCTGAACGCGCACTTTACGTTTTTCATCAGCCCCAACGAATATGGCTTCGAGCGCGGCGTTGAGATTTTAGCCATGGGCGTGCTCGGCGGCACTGGCAGTCCGTGGGGCGCGGTAATTGGCGCCGTCGTCATAACGCTCCTGCCCGAGCTCTTGCGCGGCTTGGGTTACTTCCGCCCGCTGATCAATGGCTTGATCCTGGTGATCATTATTCTCTACTCTCCCAAGGGCTTGTGGGATTTGCTGCGTGGTGCGCGCCGCACTGCCGTAGCCACTCGTTGA
- a CDS encoding ABC transporter ATP-binding protein, translating to MLTLSSVSKHFGGLQVLQRIDLEIAARGIYGLIGPNGAGKTTVFNLITGLLPPSEGTIEFLGQRLNGLPPHRIARAGIARTFQNIRLFKEMSLVENVLLALAEQHGASALRLLVPGRAFQTIERRERELALELLERMGLGNKANQFAGQLSYGEQRRLEIARALATRPKLLLLDEPAAGMNSAEKQQLMDDVIKLGNSGLSVLVIEHDMRFIMGLCERITVLNFGEVIAEGTPGEIRSNRVVVEAYLGNDDHAVPLQGAR from the coding sequence ATGCTAACGCTTTCCTCTGTCTCGAAGCATTTCGGCGGGCTGCAGGTGCTGCAGCGGATCGATCTAGAAATTGCCGCGCGCGGCATCTATGGACTCATCGGCCCCAATGGCGCCGGCAAAACCACGGTGTTCAATCTAATCACGGGCCTGTTGCCGCCGAGCGAGGGAACCATCGAATTTTTGGGTCAACGGCTGAACGGTTTGCCGCCGCACCGCATCGCGCGCGCCGGCATTGCGCGCACGTTTCAGAACATTCGCTTGTTCAAAGAGATGTCGCTGGTGGAAAACGTGTTGCTGGCGCTGGCGGAGCAGCATGGCGCGAGCGCGCTGCGGCTCCTGGTGCCGGGAAGGGCGTTTCAGACGATCGAGCGCCGCGAACGCGAATTGGCGCTGGAGCTGCTGGAGCGCATGGGCTTAGGCAACAAAGCCAATCAATTCGCCGGCCAGCTTTCCTATGGCGAGCAGCGCCGCTTGGAGATTGCTCGCGCGCTGGCGACCCGGCCAAAGCTCTTGCTGCTCGACGAACCGGCGGCCGGCATGAACAGCGCGGAGAAACAGCAATTGATGGATGACGTGATTAAACTTGGCAATAGCGGCTTGAGCGTGCTGGTCATCGAGCATGATATGCGTTTCATCATGGGCCTGTGTGAACGGATCACGGTGTTGAATTTCGGTGAAGTGATCGCCGAGGGAACGCCAGGCGAAATCCGCTCCAATCGCGTGGTAGTCGAAGCCTATCTCGGCAACGATGACCACGCGGTGCCGCTCCAGGGGGCCCGGTGA
- a CDS encoding ABC transporter ATP-binding protein — MSGLLEVKGLQVRYGVIEAVKGIDLSLAGGKITTLLGANGAGKSTTLLALSGLLPSSGSIRFDGAELRGVPPHRVVEQGLIHVPEGRQILTTLSVRENLMLGAFRRRDFHEISADLEKMLVLFPRLKERIDGTAGNLSGGEQQMLAIARGLMARPRLLLLDEPSMGLAPLLVQEIFRSLRELNDQGLTIFLVEQNVRQALKVAHYAYVMENGVIALSGSSAELLDNPKIIEAYLGG; from the coding sequence GTGAGCGGGCTCCTCGAAGTGAAAGGATTGCAGGTACGCTACGGCGTCATCGAGGCGGTCAAAGGCATTGACCTGAGCCTTGCCGGCGGCAAGATCACCACACTTCTGGGCGCCAACGGCGCCGGCAAATCGACCACGCTACTGGCGCTGTCGGGACTGTTGCCGTCGAGCGGCTCGATCCGCTTCGACGGTGCGGAGTTGCGCGGCGTGCCACCGCATCGAGTGGTCGAACAAGGACTTATCCATGTGCCCGAAGGGCGGCAGATCTTAACGACCCTCAGCGTCAGAGAGAACTTGATGTTGGGCGCATTCCGGCGGCGCGATTTTCACGAAATCAGCGCCGACCTGGAAAAAATGCTGGTGCTGTTCCCGCGCTTAAAAGAGCGCATCGACGGCACCGCCGGCAATCTCTCGGGCGGCGAGCAGCAGATGCTCGCCATCGCGCGCGGCTTGATGGCGCGGCCGCGGCTGCTGCTATTGGATGAACCGTCGATGGGTTTGGCGCCGCTTCTGGTGCAAGAGATATTTCGCTCGCTGCGCGAGTTGAACGACCAAGGGTTGACGATCTTTTTGGTTGAACAGAATGTCCGCCAAGCTCTCAAGGTTGCCCACTATGCCTACGTGATGGAGAACGGTGTCATCGCGCTCTCTGGATCGAGCGCCGAGTTGCTCGACAATCCGAAAATTATCGAAGCCTATCTGGGCGGCTGA
- a CDS encoding helix-turn-helix domain-containing protein: MEEILTASQVAELLQMHPRTVYKLVKQGSLPGRKCGGGWRFRRSEIMTMISPHGEGNGSSANGADKQP; encoded by the coding sequence ATGGAAGAGATATTAACCGCCTCGCAGGTAGCTGAGCTGCTGCAGATGCATCCGCGCACAGTCTACAAGCTGGTGAAGCAAGGGTCGTTGCCTGGCCGCAAGTGCGGCGGTGGCTGGCGTTTTCGCCGCAGCGAAATCATGACCATGATCTCGCCCCACGGCGAGGGCAATGGGTCGTCAGCCAACGGCGCCGACAAACAACCATAA